ACGGTTATACGGGAGACGCGGACAGCACCTGGAGGGCTAGAAACGCGCAATTATCCTTCTACGAATTACTGGCATCTGATCCGGCTTTTTACGACCACCACGTCCTCCGTTTTCAGTACCAATCGAAGAAACTTCGCCCGCCAGCCATTCCAAACATTGCGGACCAATTGATCCAAGCCTTAGTGGGGTTGCCCTACCGGAGAATCATCTACATAGCCCACAGCATGGGAGGGTTGGTCGTCATGCATGCGATCCTCAGGTCGCTCGAAAAAGGAAAGACAGGAAATGTTGCCGGCCTATTGCTTTACGGCGTTCCAATGAGTGGTGTCGAATGGCTCAAATTTGCCCGAAGTGTACTGACAGGGGCGGAACTGGTATATCCCCACGTCGGTCTGGTCTCTAAGTTTATCGGGGGCAATAAGCAGTTGGCAGCTTTAACCGAAGACAGCGAATTCATAGAGTCCCTTACAGGCCGCTGGGCCTGGCGTGTGCTCAATGGAGGAGATCCGGGCATTGCAACTGCTCAACGGGCATTTTTCCCCGTCCGGGTCATCACCGGCAATGATGACTGGGTCGTAAAGGAGAGTTCCGCGCGTGGACTCTATGCCGAGATTGACTGGGAAAATGCCGATCAAGATCACATCAACCTCGTGAAGCCATCGAGCTTCCAGGCTCCAACTTATCTGTCTGCTGCTCGCTTTATCCAGGAAAGCAAAAGTTGGATTTCTCCCGCTTTGCTCGTCAAGCTCCGAACACAGATGGATCAGATTTGGGAAATGCGCAAGGAAGAAACGATCTCGAACTGGATATTCGACTTGGAGTTCGATAACTCGTCCGCCGCGACGGTCATGAGCGGGGAACGAGGAAATAATCTCGGGGCAGGCCTAGTTAACTTCTCAATCTTTCGGGTCACTCGTTGTGAATACGTTCGAAAAATTCCTCAGCCTGTCTTGAAATTCGGCTTTGCGGTTGGGCACATTCTTGCCGACTCTGTTTGGACGAATAACTTTGTCTTTCTCCATCGCTGCAACATGAGTGCCCTTCCGTCTGAGCTTTCCAATCGGCTCCAAAATACCATTCGTGAATTACTCCGTACGATGACGGCTGAGGTTGCATGGGGCAGGCTATTCGACGAAGTGAGGCTTGTGGTGCATGACCTTGCTACGGGTGTTCGTCATGAATTGCACCCGGGAGTTTTTACACGAGGCGATTTTTCGCTGATTCGTGACTACACCCTTCCCGAGGATGCTAACCATTTGGT
This Tunturibacter gelidoferens DNA region includes the following protein-coding sequences:
- a CDS encoding alpha/beta fold hydrolase, translating into MSETLIDGVLFREFLGPGPLPLTDRAIVFVHGYTGDADSTWRARNAQLSFYELLASDPAFYDHHVLRFQYQSKKLRPPAIPNIADQLIQALVGLPYRRIIYIAHSMGGLVVMHAILRSLEKGKTGNVAGLLLYGVPMSGVEWLKFARSVLTGAELVYPHVGLVSKFIGGNKQLAALTEDSEFIESLTGRWAWRVLNGGDPGIATAQRAFFPVRVITGNDDWVVKESSARGLYAEIDWENADQDHINLVKPSSFQAPTYLSAARFIQESKSWISPALLVKLRTQMDQIWEMRKEETISNWIFDLEFDNSSAATVMSGERGNNLGAGLVNFSIFRVTRCEYVRKIPQPVLKFGFAVGHILADSVWTNNFVFLHRCNMSALPSELSNRLQNTIRELLRTMTAEVAWGRLFDEVRLVVHDLATGVRHELHPGVFTRGDFSLIRDYTLPEDANHLVGKEATIEVSFSSVMPTASCDYTASFPWLCDGFRFNVFVQGEPRYLLHSVGLRGAAAIQVNREHQSRLQCSSEDLILPGSTLQFEWRF